A section of the Pseudomonas fluorescens genome encodes:
- a CDS encoding DoxX family protein, translating to MQLSRFTWKALLALILAAFFLVGAVGNIFVSEQIAADYARWGYPDWFHVLTGLLELLAAALLLLKPLRFLGGLVGASIMIAASATVLLHGEYLHSIAPLVVLIIAVSVAWLHRPQRDGKP from the coding sequence ATGCAGCTCAGCCGATTTACCTGGAAGGCACTCCTGGCCCTCATCCTTGCCGCATTCTTCCTTGTGGGCGCAGTAGGCAATATCTTCGTAAGCGAGCAGATTGCCGCGGACTACGCACGTTGGGGGTACCCAGACTGGTTCCACGTCCTTACGGGCTTGTTGGAATTATTGGCTGCCGCGCTGCTGCTTCTGAAGCCATTGCGCTTCTTGGGTGGGCTGGTCGGCGCCAGCATCATGATCGCGGCCAGTGCAACGGTGTTGCTGCACGGCGAGTACCTGCATTCGATCGCACCGCTGGTGGTACTGATCATCGCAGTGTCAGTGGCCTGGCTTCATCGCCCCCAGCGCGATGGCAAGCCGTAA
- a CDS encoding alpha/beta fold hydrolase has translation MKKVLSAVLLSSLLTGSSMVWAGYDPAMKSIDTPPGVSRQQFDAVKSNHQGQYQYAAGLSSKFVEVDGVRIHYVEGGRGGTPVIFLHGFGSTWKMWEPVMQVFAKKRTVIAVDLPGLGQSGPIKGDDYSAENVSRLLLGAVKKITAAQSIDFVSHDLGNSASYPFVARNQGSFIKKVVFMDSPIPDREMFTYPGYTSSGPGLGWHFGYFSFGDIAEKQIAADPNLFFSYFIKTYAGKKELFTPQLLSELIEPYSTRERLHAAFGYYKSHANSIAQNEALLADGKLLKIPSMALTGQQGVNDVLTKQMAARFVSDASQYTGKVLPGCGHWMVEECAPQVTAELSRFLDTP, from the coding sequence ATGAAAAAAGTCTTATCAGCAGTCCTTTTATCTTCCTTGCTGACCGGCTCATCTATGGTATGGGCGGGATACGATCCTGCGATGAAATCGATCGACACACCTCCCGGTGTGTCTCGCCAGCAGTTTGATGCGGTCAAGAGTAATCATCAGGGGCAGTACCAGTATGCTGCCGGGCTATCGAGCAAATTTGTCGAGGTCGACGGTGTCCGTATCCATTATGTCGAGGGGGGCCGCGGTGGGACGCCGGTCATCTTTCTCCACGGCTTTGGATCCACCTGGAAGATGTGGGAGCCGGTGATGCAGGTTTTTGCCAAAAAACGCACGGTGATTGCTGTTGATCTACCCGGCCTTGGACAGTCTGGTCCCATCAAGGGCGACGACTACTCGGCTGAAAATGTCTCCAGGCTCCTGCTGGGCGCGGTAAAAAAAATCACGGCGGCACAATCCATCGACTTTGTCAGCCATGACCTGGGCAACTCGGCCTCTTACCCGTTCGTAGCCCGCAACCAGGGTAGCTTTATCAAGAAAGTGGTGTTCATGGACTCGCCGATTCCCGATCGCGAGATGTTCACTTACCCAGGCTACACCTCGTCAGGGCCGGGGCTTGGTTGGCACTTCGGCTACTTCAGTTTCGGTGATATCGCCGAGAAGCAAATCGCTGCTGATCCAAACCTGTTTTTTTCGTACTTCATCAAGACTTACGCGGGCAAAAAAGAGCTGTTCACGCCTCAATTGCTCAGCGAGTTGATCGAGCCTTACTCGACCCGCGAACGATTGCATGCGGCATTTGGTTACTACAAATCCCACGCAAACTCGATTGCACAGAACGAAGCTCTGTTGGCTGACGGCAAGTTGCTGAAGATCCCATCGATGGCGCTGACCGGTCAGCAAGGCGTCAACGATGTGCTGACCAAGCAAATGGCCGCACGCTTTGTCAGTGATGCTTCGCAATACACCGGCAAAGTCCTTCCAGGCTGTGGTCACTGGATGGTCGAGGAGTGCGCACCGCAAGTGACTGCCGAGTTGAGCCGCTTTCTTGATACACCCTGA
- a CDS encoding M23 family metallopeptidase — translation MPRLFSLLMLLCLTVNAHADSYITRTLNKPVPGGVAVVDLGPATAAPKATYQGKPVLVVKEQDNWLAIVGIPLTVKPGNERISSGGRNLPFIVGFKKYPEQRITLKNKSQVNPEPAQLKRIEAELAVQLKAYRSFSPNLPSNLVLDKPVNGPLSSKFGVRRFFNGEERNPHSGLDFAVPAGTPIKTPANGKVILVGNYFFNGNTVFVDHGQGFISMFCHMSKIDVKVGQQLVRGAVVGKVGSTGRATGPHMHWNISLNDARVDPAIFIGAFQP, via the coding sequence ATGCCCCGTCTATTTAGCCTGTTGATGTTGCTGTGCCTCACCGTCAATGCCCACGCCGACAGCTACATCACCCGCACCCTGAACAAGCCGGTGCCCGGTGGCGTGGCTGTCGTTGACCTGGGCCCGGCAACCGCCGCGCCGAAAGCCACCTACCAAGGCAAACCGGTACTGGTGGTCAAGGAACAGGACAACTGGCTGGCCATTGTCGGCATCCCGCTGACGGTAAAACCCGGCAACGAGCGAATCAGCAGCGGCGGGCGCAACCTGCCATTTATCGTCGGTTTCAAGAAGTACCCGGAACAGCGCATCACCCTGAAAAACAAAAGCCAAGTCAACCCCGAGCCGGCACAACTCAAGCGCATCGAGGCCGAACTGGCCGTGCAGCTCAAGGCCTACCGCAGCTTCAGCCCGAACCTGCCAAGCAACCTGGTGCTGGACAAGCCCGTGAACGGCCCGCTGTCGAGCAAGTTCGGCGTGCGTCGTTTCTTCAACGGCGAGGAGCGCAACCCGCATTCAGGCCTGGACTTCGCAGTGCCCGCCGGCACGCCGATCAAGACCCCGGCCAACGGCAAAGTAATCCTGGTCGGCAACTACTTCTTTAACGGCAACACCGTGTTTGTCGACCATGGCCAGGGCTTTATCAGCATGTTCTGCCATATGTCGAAGATTGACGTGAAGGTGGGCCAGCAATTGGTGCGTGGCGCGGTGGTGGGCAAGGTGGGTTCGACGGGGCGGGCGACCGGGCCGCATATGCATTGGAATATCAGCTTGAATGATGCGCGGGTGGATCCGGCGATTTTTATCGGAGCGTTCCAGCCTTGA
- a CDS encoding sulfite exporter TauE/SafE family protein produces the protein MSLVELMGQWSFGVLDWLVIGLGISLAYIVFGIAGFGTALVAGPILIIFMPLSKIIPLLVLLDFVAAFGNLLQSRRNVVKPELLRLLPCMAIGCTLGVIFLLNLHSDLLLLLMGLFISAYAIYSLAVRAKPTALAVGWSVPMGVVGGLFGALFGSGGFLYAIYLNSRLSKEGARATQSALISASTVVRLSLFLIAGVYAELPLLVLAVCLLPAMALGLWAGRRLTLRMSREAFVRLVTWLVLASGIALIGRYLST, from the coding sequence ATGAGCCTGGTTGAATTGATGGGGCAGTGGTCGTTCGGGGTGCTGGACTGGTTGGTGATCGGCCTGGGGATTAGCCTGGCCTATATCGTGTTTGGCATCGCCGGGTTTGGCACGGCGCTGGTGGCCGGGCCCATCCTGATTATCTTTATGCCGCTGTCGAAGATCATCCCGTTGCTGGTGCTGCTGGATTTCGTCGCGGCCTTTGGCAACCTCCTGCAATCACGGCGCAATGTGGTCAAGCCGGAGCTGTTGCGGTTGCTGCCGTGCATGGCGATTGGTTGCACCCTCGGCGTGATCTTCTTGCTCAACCTGCATTCGGACCTGCTCCTGTTGTTGATGGGGCTGTTTATCAGCGCCTATGCCATCTACAGCCTGGCGGTAAGGGCCAAGCCCACGGCCCTGGCTGTCGGCTGGTCGGTACCCATGGGCGTGGTGGGCGGTTTGTTTGGTGCTCTGTTTGGCAGTGGTGGCTTTTTATATGCGATCTATCTCAACAGTCGCCTGTCCAAGGAGGGCGCACGCGCCACTCAAAGTGCGTTGATCAGCGCGAGCACGGTGGTGCGCCTGAGTTTATTTTTGATCGCCGGGGTATACGCCGAATTGCCGCTGCTGGTGTTGGCGGTGTGCCTGCTGCCGGCGATGGCCCTCGGGCTGTGGGCAGGGAGGCGCTTGACTCTGCGCATGTCCCGGGAGGCATTTGTGCGGTTGGTGACGTGGCTGGTGCTGGCCAGTGGCATAGCGTTGATTGGGCGGTATTTGAGTACTTGA
- the xseA gene encoding exodeoxyribonuclease VII large subunit, producing MIKDPFARLGLDREVLTVSQLNGRARVLLEDVFSNIWVEGEISNLARPASGHVYFTLKDSGAQVRCALFRNNAARVRQALKDGLAVKVRGKVSLFEGRGDYQLILDTVEPAGDGALRLAFDALKEKLNAEGLFSAERKVPLPAHPRRIGIISSPTGAVIRDIISVFGRRAPNVQLTLIPTAVQGREAVAQIVRALKLADARGFDALILARGGGSLEDLWCFNEEAVARAIDACVTPIVSAVGHETDVSISDFVADVRAPTPSAAAELLAPDASNLVRQVESLHRRLVMLMRNRLLHDRLRLEGMARRLRHPGERLRQQAQRLDDLDMRLRRAFERSLNTRRERLIRLETRLAGQHPGRQLALLRQRLDSLAERLPRAMREGLKARRLQLQSQVQTLQVVSPLATLGRGYSILLDERGQAIRNAAQTHTGQRLTARLGEGHLQVRVEDNHLTPVTLSLLD from the coding sequence ATGATTAAAGACCCGTTTGCCCGCCTGGGCCTGGACCGCGAAGTCCTGACTGTCAGCCAGCTCAACGGCCGTGCGCGGGTGTTGCTGGAGGACGTGTTCAGCAATATCTGGGTCGAAGGCGAGATCTCCAACCTCGCCCGCCCGGCCTCCGGCCATGTGTATTTCACCCTCAAGGACAGTGGCGCGCAGGTGCGTTGTGCACTGTTTCGCAATAACGCCGCGCGGGTGCGCCAGGCGTTGAAGGATGGCCTGGCGGTCAAGGTGCGGGGCAAGGTCTCGCTGTTCGAGGGGCGTGGCGACTACCAGTTGATTCTCGACACGGTGGAACCGGCCGGCGATGGCGCGCTGCGCCTGGCCTTCGATGCCTTGAAGGAAAAACTCAACGCCGAAGGGCTGTTCAGTGCCGAACGCAAAGTGCCACTGCCGGCCCACCCGCGGCGGATCGGTATTATCAGTTCGCCCACGGGCGCGGTGATTCGCGACATCATCAGCGTGTTCGGTCGCCGTGCGCCGAATGTGCAACTGACCCTGATCCCCACTGCCGTGCAGGGCCGCGAAGCCGTGGCGCAGATTGTCCGTGCCCTCAAGCTGGCAGATGCCCGTGGTTTCGATGCACTGATCCTGGCCCGTGGCGGCGGCTCCCTGGAAGACCTCTGGTGCTTCAACGAAGAAGCCGTGGCACGCGCCATCGATGCCTGCGTGACGCCTATCGTTAGTGCCGTCGGCCATGAAACCGATGTGTCCATCAGCGACTTTGTGGCCGATGTGCGCGCCCCCACGCCTTCGGCTGCCGCTGAGTTGCTGGCGCCGGATGCCAGTAACCTGGTACGCCAGGTCGAAAGCCTGCACCGGCGCCTGGTGATGCTGATGCGCAATCGCCTGCTCCATGATCGCCTGCGCCTGGAAGGCATGGCCCGGCGCCTGCGTCATCCCGGTGAACGCCTGCGCCAGCAAGCCCAGCGCCTGGATGACCTGGATATGCGTCTGCGGCGTGCTTTCGAGCGCAGCCTCAACACCCGCCGCGAACGCCTGATCCGCCTGGAGACCCGCCTGGCCGGCCAGCATCCGGGGCGGCAACTGGCCCTGCTGCGCCAACGCCTGGACAGCCTCGCCGAACGCCTGCCCCGCGCCATGCGCGAAGGCCTCAAGGCGCGCCGCCTGCAACTGCAAAGCCAGGTGCAGACGTTGCAGGTGGTCAGCCCGCTGGCGACCCTGGGCCGGGGCTACAGCATCCTGCTGGACGAGCGCGGCCAGGCCATTCGCAATGCCGCGCAAACCCACACCGGCCAGCGCCTGACCGCGCGCCTCGGTGAAGGCCACTTGCAAGTGCGGGTGGAAGACAACCACCTGACACCCGTCACCCTTTCACTACTGGATTGA
- the guaB gene encoding IMP dehydrogenase — protein MLRISQEALTFDDILLVPGYSEVLPNEVSLKTRLTRGIELNIPLVSAAMDTVTEARLAIAMAQEGGIGIIHKNMTIEQQAAEVRKVKRYEAGVVKDPITIEADATVRDLFDLTRLHNISGVPVLHDGDLVGIVTSRDVRFENRLEVTVREVMTPKERLVTVKEGADKNDVRELLHKHRIERVLIVDEKFALKGMMTVNDIEKAKAYPLASKDDQGRLRVGAAVGTGKDTGDRVSALVAAGVDVVVVDTAHGHSKGVIDRVRWVKQNFPDVQVIGGNIATGAAAKALAEAGADAVKVGIGPGSICTTRIVAGVGVPQISAIANVAAALEGTGVPLIADGGIRFSGDLSKAIVAGASCVMMGSMFAGTEEAPGEIELFQGRSYKAYRGMGSLGAMSQAQGSSDRYFQDSSAGAEKLVPEGIEGRVPYKGTLSAIIHQLMGGLRSSMGYTGSADIEEMRTKPEFVRITGAGMAESHVHDVQITKEAPNYRVG, from the coding sequence ATGCTGCGTATCAGCCAAGAAGCTCTGACATTCGACGACATTCTCCTAGTGCCCGGTTATTCCGAGGTGCTTCCTAACGAAGTCAGTCTCAAGACCCGCCTAACCCGTGGCATCGAGCTGAATATTCCTCTGGTTTCCGCTGCCATGGACACCGTCACTGAAGCCCGTCTGGCAATCGCCATGGCTCAGGAAGGCGGCATCGGCATCATTCACAAGAACATGACCATCGAGCAGCAAGCAGCCGAAGTGCGCAAGGTCAAGCGTTACGAAGCCGGTGTGGTGAAGGATCCGATCACCATCGAAGCCGACGCCACCGTACGCGACCTGTTCGACCTGACCCGCCTGCACAACATTTCCGGTGTGCCAGTGCTGCACGATGGCGACCTGGTCGGCATCGTCACTTCCCGTGACGTGCGCTTTGAAAACCGTCTTGAAGTCACCGTCCGCGAAGTGATGACGCCCAAAGAGCGCCTCGTCACTGTCAAGGAAGGCGCCGACAAGAACGATGTGCGTGAACTGCTGCACAAGCACCGCATTGAGCGCGTGCTGATCGTCGACGAAAAATTTGCCCTCAAAGGCATGATGACCGTCAACGACATCGAAAAAGCCAAGGCTTACCCGCTGGCCAGCAAGGATGACCAAGGTCGTCTGCGCGTTGGCGCCGCCGTTGGTACCGGTAAAGACACCGGCGACCGCGTTTCGGCCCTGGTCGCTGCCGGTGTTGACGTGGTGGTGGTCGACACCGCCCACGGCCACTCCAAAGGCGTGATCGACCGCGTGCGCTGGGTCAAGCAGAACTTCCCTGACGTACAGGTGATCGGCGGCAACATCGCCACCGGCGCTGCCGCCAAGGCCCTGGCCGAAGCCGGCGCTGACGCCGTCAAGGTCGGTATCGGCCCTGGCTCGATCTGCACCACGCGGATCGTCGCGGGTGTGGGCGTGCCGCAAATCAGCGCCATCGCCAATGTCGCCGCTGCCCTTGAAGGCACTGGCGTGCCGTTGATCGCCGATGGTGGCATCCGTTTCTCCGGTGACCTGTCCAAGGCCATCGTTGCCGGTGCTTCCTGCGTGATGATGGGCTCGATGTTTGCCGGTACTGAAGAAGCCCCAGGCGAGATCGAACTGTTCCAGGGCCGTTCGTACAAGGCTTACCGTGGCATGGGTTCGCTGGGCGCCATGTCCCAGGCGCAAGGCTCTTCCGACCGCTACTTCCAGGACTCCTCGGCAGGCGCCGAGAAGCTCGTACCGGAAGGCATCGAAGGGCGTGTGCCGTACAAGGGCACCCTGAGCGCCATCATCCATCAACTGATGGGCGGCCTGCGTTCCTCGATGGGCTACACCGGCAGCGCCGACATCGAAGAAATGCGCACCAAGCCAGAGTTCGTACGGATCACCGGCGCCGGCATGGCGGAATCCCATGTCCACGACGTGCAGATCACCAAGGAAGCGCCAAACTACCGCGTAGGTTGA
- a CDS encoding LysR family transcriptional regulator encodes MISTRQLRYFVEIAESGSFSAAAERLFVAQSALSRQIKELENLLQTPLFERTARQPRLTAAGEAFYPRARNLLGELHKASELATQVGQGQLGTLRLSHSSTVPMSGRVLRGISAWLAQCPGVSLDIVKLSSEAQLEDIADGRLEVGLLRLPVLRQREGVRIVPLYKEPLLLAVPPAHPLARHTSAIELAQLQDEAFISIPHPQRGGLSYLSAELCMRAGFFPKAARVMSRKTTQLQLIQAGFGIALLPASMRDIAPANIHFLPLADPDCQSTVALACPQAPSALVAQFCQTLGECL; translated from the coding sequence TTGATCTCCACCCGGCAACTGCGTTACTTCGTCGAAATCGCCGAGAGCGGCAGTTTCAGCGCCGCCGCCGAACGCCTGTTCGTCGCGCAATCGGCCCTCAGCCGGCAGATCAAGGAGTTGGAAAACCTCCTGCAAACCCCGCTGTTCGAGCGTACTGCCCGCCAACCACGCCTGACGGCCGCCGGCGAGGCGTTTTACCCACGGGCGCGCAACCTGCTGGGCGAGCTGCACAAGGCCAGTGAATTGGCAACCCAGGTCGGCCAGGGCCAGCTCGGCACCCTGCGCCTGAGCCACTCCAGCACGGTGCCGATGAGTGGGCGCGTACTGCGCGGGATCAGCGCCTGGCTGGCGCAATGCCCCGGGGTGTCATTGGACATCGTCAAGCTGTCCTCTGAGGCGCAACTGGAAGATATTGCCGATGGCCGGCTGGAAGTCGGCCTGCTGCGCCTGCCGGTGCTACGCCAGCGTGAAGGGGTACGCATCGTGCCTTTGTACAAGGAGCCACTGTTGCTGGCAGTCCCGCCGGCCCACCCTTTGGCCCGACACACATCAGCCATTGAACTGGCGCAATTGCAGGACGAGGCCTTTATCTCGATCCCTCACCCGCAGCGCGGTGGCTTGAGCTATTTGTCGGCCGAGTTGTGCATGCGTGCCGGTTTTTTCCCCAAGGCCGCACGGGTGATGTCGCGCAAGACCACCCAATTGCAACTGATCCAGGCTGGATTTGGCATTGCCCTGCTGCCCGCGTCGATGCGCGATATCGCCCCGGCCAACATTCACTTCCTACCCCTGGCCGACCCCGATTGCCAGAGCACCGTGGCCCTGGCGTGCCCACAGGCGCCGAGCGCGTTGGTTGCGCAGTTCTGTCAAACACTGGGCGAATGCCTATAA
- the leuA gene encoding 2-isopropylmalate synthase has protein sequence MSMLKDPSSKYRAFPTIDIPDRTWPSKTITTAPIWCSSDLRDGNQSLIEPMDAVKKLRFWKTLVAVGVKEIEASFPAASQTDFDFVRTLIEDNHIPEDTTIQVLTQGREDLIARTFESLRGAKKAIVHLYNATSPSFRRIVFNQDKDGIKAIAVDAAKLFVKYAAQQPETQWTFEYSPETFSATELSFAKEVCDAVIEVWNPTPEHKMILNLPATVECATPNIYADQIEWFGRHINRRDSVIISLHTHNDRGTGVAATELGLMAGADRVEGCLFGNGERTGNVDLVTVALNLYTQGVNPGLDFSDIDGVRKVVEECNQIPVHPRHPYVGDLVHTAFSGSHQDAIRKGFAQQKPDALWEVPYLPIDPADIGRSYEAVIRVNSQSGKGGIAYLLEQEYGISLPRRMQIEFSQVVQAETDRVGLEMTAAQIHALLQREYLQANTPYALVSHRLQEENGNSSVEVEVSGKGQGETNLRWHGKGNGALEALVAGLPIGVEIMDYNEHAIGAGTNAKAAAYIELRVNGERPVHGVGIDENITTASFKAVFSALNRSLSQLEAKAA, from the coding sequence ATGAGCATGCTCAAAGACCCATCTTCGAAATACCGCGCGTTCCCGACCATTGACATCCCGGACCGCACCTGGCCATCGAAGACCATCACCACCGCGCCGATCTGGTGCAGCTCCGACTTGCGCGACGGCAACCAATCGCTGATCGAACCCATGGATGCGGTAAAAAAACTGCGCTTCTGGAAAACCCTGGTGGCGGTAGGCGTGAAAGAGATCGAAGCTTCCTTCCCGGCCGCTTCGCAGACCGACTTCGACTTCGTGCGTACCCTGATCGAAGACAACCACATCCCCGAGGACACCACCATCCAGGTGCTGACCCAGGGCCGTGAAGACTTGATCGCCCGTACTTTCGAATCCCTGCGCGGTGCCAAGAAGGCCATCGTGCACTTGTACAACGCCACCTCGCCGTCCTTCCGCCGCATCGTGTTCAACCAGGACAAGGACGGGATCAAGGCCATCGCGGTCGACGCCGCCAAGCTGTTCGTCAAGTACGCCGCCCAGCAGCCGGAAACCCAGTGGACCTTCGAGTACTCGCCGGAGACCTTCAGCGCCACGGAGCTTTCGTTCGCCAAGGAAGTATGCGATGCCGTGATCGAGGTATGGAACCCGACGCCTGAGCACAAGATGATCCTCAACCTGCCGGCCACCGTGGAATGCGCCACGCCGAATATCTATGCCGACCAGATCGAGTGGTTCGGTCGCCATATCAACCGTCGTGACAGCGTGATCATCAGCCTGCACACCCACAATGACCGTGGTACGGGTGTCGCAGCCACCGAACTGGGCCTGATGGCCGGTGCCGACCGAGTCGAAGGCTGCCTGTTCGGCAACGGCGAGCGTACCGGTAACGTCGACCTGGTCACCGTGGCGTTGAACCTCTATACCCAGGGTGTGAACCCTGGGCTGGATTTTTCCGACATCGACGGCGTGCGCAAAGTGGTCGAGGAGTGCAACCAGATCCCGGTCCACCCCCGTCACCCATATGTGGGCGACCTGGTCCACACCGCGTTCTCCGGCTCGCACCAGGACGCAATCCGCAAGGGCTTCGCCCAGCAGAAACCCGACGCGCTGTGGGAAGTGCCGTACCTGCCAATCGACCCGGCAGACATTGGCCGCAGCTACGAGGCAGTGATCCGCGTCAACAGCCAGTCGGGCAAGGGTGGTATCGCCTACCTGCTGGAGCAGGAATACGGCATCAGCTTGCCGCGCCGCATGCAGATCGAGTTCAGCCAGGTCGTGCAGGCCGAAACCGACCGCGTGGGCCTGGAGATGACCGCCGCGCAAATCCACGCGCTGTTGCAGCGTGAATACCTGCAAGCCAACACCCCGTACGCATTGGTCAGCCACCGCCTGCAGGAAGAGAACGGCAACAGCTCGGTGGAAGTCGAAGTCTCGGGCAAGGGCCAGGGCGAAACCAACCTGCGCTGGCACGGCAAAGGCAACGGCGCTTTGGAGGCCCTGGTGGCCGGCCTGCCGATTGGAGTCGAGATCATGGACTACAACGAGCACGCGATTGGTGCGGGCACTAACGCCAAGGCGGCGGCTTACATCGAACTGCGCGTAAACGGCGAGCGCCCGGTGCACGGTGTGGGTATTGATGAAAACATCACGACTGCCAGCTTCAAGGCAGTGTTCAGTGCGCTGAACCGCTCATTGAGCCAGTTGGAAGCCAAAGCGGCGTAA
- the guaA gene encoding glutamine-hydrolyzing GMP synthase, translating into MALDIHAHRILILDFGSQYTQLIARRVREIGVYCELHPFDMDDEAIREFAPKGVILAGGPESVHEANSPRCPQAVFDLGVPVFGICYGMQTMAEQLGGKVEGSELREFGYARVDVVGKSRLLDGIEDHVDADGLFGLDVWMSHGDKVTRMPEDFHILASTPSCPIAGMFSDERRYYGVQFHPEVTHTKQGGRILSRFILDICECEALWTPSKIAEDAIASVRAQVGTDNVLLGLSGGVDSSVVAALLHKAIGDQLTCVFVDNGLLRLHEGEQVMAMFAENMGVKVIRANAEDQFLNNLAGESDPEKKRKIIGRTFIDVFDAQSNKLDNIKYLAQGTIYPDVIESAGAKSGKAHVIKSHHNVGGLPEEMNLKLVEPLRELFKDEVRRLGLELGLPYDMVYRHPFPGPGLGVRILGEVKKEYADLLRRADHIFIEELRKADWYHKVSQAFVVFQPVKSVGVVGDGRRYAWVVALRAVETIDFMTARWAHLPYELLETVSGRIINEIEGISRVTYDVSSKPPATIEWE; encoded by the coding sequence ATGGCCCTCGACATTCACGCCCACCGCATCCTGATCCTCGACTTCGGTTCCCAGTACACCCAACTGATCGCCCGCCGCGTGCGTGAAATCGGCGTGTACTGCGAACTGCATCCGTTCGACATGGACGACGAAGCGATTCGCGAATTCGCTCCTAAAGGCGTCATCCTCGCCGGCGGCCCCGAGTCCGTGCACGAAGCCAACAGCCCGCGTTGCCCGCAAGCGGTATTCGACCTGGGCGTGCCAGTGTTTGGTATCTGCTACGGCATGCAGACCATGGCCGAGCAACTGGGCGGCAAGGTTGAAGGCTCCGAACTGCGTGAGTTCGGTTATGCCCGTGTGGACGTGGTCGGCAAGAGCCGCCTGCTGGACGGCATCGAAGACCACGTCGACGCCGACGGCCTGTTCGGCCTCGATGTCTGGATGAGCCACGGTGACAAAGTCACCCGGATGCCGGAAGACTTCCACATCCTGGCCAGCACCCCGAGCTGCCCGATCGCCGGCATGTTCAGCGACGAGCGTCGTTACTACGGCGTGCAGTTCCACCCGGAAGTGACCCACACCAAGCAAGGCGGGCGCATCCTGTCGCGTTTCATCCTCGACATCTGCGAGTGTGAAGCCCTGTGGACCCCGTCGAAAATCGCTGAAGACGCCATTGCCAGCGTGCGCGCCCAGGTCGGCACCGACAACGTATTGCTCGGCCTGTCCGGCGGCGTTGACTCCTCCGTGGTCGCGGCGCTGCTGCACAAGGCCATCGGCGACCAACTGACCTGCGTATTCGTCGATAACGGCCTGCTGCGCCTGCACGAAGGTGAGCAAGTGATGGCCATGTTCGCCGAGAACATGGGCGTCAAGGTGATCCGCGCCAATGCAGAAGATCAGTTCTTGAACAACCTGGCCGGCGAGTCCGACCCGGAGAAGAAGCGCAAGATCATTGGTCGCACCTTCATCGACGTATTCGATGCCCAGTCCAACAAACTGGACAACATCAAGTACCTTGCCCAGGGCACCATCTACCCTGACGTGATCGAGTCGGCTGGCGCCAAGAGCGGCAAGGCCCATGTGATCAAGTCCCACCACAACGTCGGTGGCCTGCCTGAGGAGATGAACCTCAAGCTGGTAGAACCACTGCGCGAACTGTTCAAGGACGAAGTCCGCCGTCTGGGCCTGGAGCTGGGCCTGCCGTACGACATGGTCTACCGCCACCCGTTCCCGGGCCCGGGCCTGGGCGTGCGCATCCTCGGTGAAGTGAAGAAGGAATACGCCGACCTGCTGCGTCGTGCCGACCACATCTTCATCGAAGAACTGCGCAAGGCCGACTGGTACCACAAGGTCAGCCAGGCTTTCGTCGTGTTCCAGCCAGTGAAATCGGTTGGCGTGGTCGGTGACGGCCGTCGCTACGCCTGGGTCGTGGCCCTGCGTGCCGTAGAAACCATCGACTTCATGACCGCCCGCTGGGCACACCTGCCGTACGAACTGCTGGAGACTGTCAGCGGCCGTATCATCAATGAGATCGAAGGTATCTCGCGCGTTACCTATGACGTGTCGAGCAAGCCGCCGGCGACGATTGAGTGGGAATGA